In the Burkholderia multivorans ATCC BAA-247 genome, GGATCGCGCCGGCGCGCAAGCGTACGTTGAAGCCGCGCAACACTTCGCGAGGCCCGTCACGCGCATGCCATCGTCCGTTGCGATCGTTGCGGCGCGCTGCGCGATCAGAACCGGCCGATCAGCCGATAGACATGAAACTGCGCGATGCCGATCGACTCGTGCAGCGCGAGTTCGGCCGCGACGACATTCGACCAGCGCGGCAGCCACCCCGTATGCGCTTCGCGGCGATTCGCAAAGACGGGCTGCGGATCGATGCCGAAACGGCGGAAGTCGAGCAGTGCGCGGCGCATCTGATACGACGACGTGATGAGAATACGCGCGTCGTCACGCCGTGAGCGTAGTATAGACGTCGTGAATTGCGCGTTTTCATAGGTCGTGCGGCTCTTCGGTTCGAGCACGAGATCGCCGGGATCGATGCCGGCGGCGACGAGTCCGCGCCCGTACACGGCCGCTTCGGTGTCGCCGTGATGCTGCGGATCGCCGCCCGACATCACGACGGTGCACCGCTCGGCCTGCCGGCGGCAGGTTCGGTACAGTTCGGCGGCCTTGCGAATGCGAGCCGCGCCGTCCCGCGGCGGCCGAAGGCCGTCATCGGCGCGCTGCGTGCCGGCACCGAGGACGATGAGTACCGTCTGTCCATGCATGTCCGGATGCTCGACCGGTTCGACGCCGGCTTCGGCCCACGCGACGAATGGCGCCGCGAGCCAGCCGCTCGCGATGAGCCAGAACAGCGCGACCGCGGCGAGCGCGATACGCCGCCGTTGCTTGCGGCACAGCAGGAATCCGATGAAGAGAAGTACAAATGAATCGAACAGAATCAATTTGATTGGGGTATGGTGTCTTTTTATGGATGGCTGACAATTCGCCCCTGACGCGACGCCGAATGTCGGCCCCAAGAACCGGTGGCGGTATCGGCGGGCGGAGACCCCGTCCGGCGCGCCGCTTCGCATTGTCGCTGCACTTTAAGAAAGAATCGAGATGGCCACGTATTCCAATGAAGCGGTGCTCGACGCATTGAGACGAGTGCAGTACCGCCAGGTTCCGTGGGCGCGCCGCCCGGGCGTGTTCGAGTATCTGCGATCGCTCGGGCTGATGGACACGGTCAGGCAGAAGACCGTGGCGCCCGCACCCGGCTTTCACGCCCCGGTGGACATCGCGGTGCTCACCGACAGCGGTCGCGCCGAGTTCGCGCGCCTCGAGCGCGAAGAGAAAGCGGCGACCTGGCTCGATCGACGGATGGACGACTACGCGCTCAGCGAAGCGGGCGCCGTATCGGTTCTCGAAAGCCGCCTCTAGCGCAGGCGGCGTATCCGCCGCAAAGGGCATGCTCGAAAAAAAGCCCGTATCACGAGGATACGGGCGTACCGGATACTTTTGCTGCTGCCACGCTGTGCTCATGGCAACCGTGTGACCCGGTGCATGGCGGTCAGTTCCCTGGCGCCGGCATTTTCTTCGGTGAATCGGTGAAGTGCGACTACCTGCGACTACGGATGTCGCGGCAGGTCGTTCGGCTGCGAGCCGATGCGTGCGCGCGCGTTGCTTGCGATGTCGCCGCGCAGGTCGCCGCGCGGCACGGTCTGCCGGTCGGGCGGTGCGGAGGGCGGCGGCTGATGCGCCAGCGCATTTCGATGATCCTGGCGGCGTGGCGCCTTCGTGCGATCGTCGGCGTGGACGGGAGTCGCCAGCACCACGGAAACGACAATGCCGCATGCGACGAGCAGTGACATTGGTTTCATGGAGGGCTCCCTTCAAGCCGTCGGCGCGGCCCGTTGATATGTCGCTAAGGTAAGCGTGGGAGTGCAGGCTTGCTGTAAATAATAGTAAATAGATGTATCGCCGAGCGGCGTCCGTAACGGGGCGTCACGCGTGCGCCGCGCGCAAGGCGGCAAGCAGAATGAAAACGGGCGGCCGAAGCCGCCCGTATCGCTATCCGTTACGCCATTTTGACCGGCGCGCGCCACGATTCCGGATTGGTCCAGAACGCGCCGCGCAGTCGATCGCGGCTCGGCGGTGCAGGCGGCTTCGCCGCGCTTGCGCCGATCCGGCCGCGCAGCGAAATCTGACGGCCGCTCGTGCCGAGTCGCTTGACGATTTCGGCGAGTGTGCCGTCGGCCTGCCATTCATCGAAGCGACGACGGCAGGTCGGCGGAGACGGATAGCGGCCCGGCAGTTTGGACCAGCCTTCGCCCGTCGACAGAACCCAAAGCACGGCATTTACCACCGAACGGGCCTCCACGCGCGGGCGGCCGCGCCGCTCACTGCGTGCAGGCTCCGAGCAAAACAGTCCTTCGACCAGCGCCCATTCGTTATCTCTCAAATCGTCGAACAGCATCATGTCCTCACCTCAGCGAAGCTAACTCCGGTGCGCTGCCATGCGCCGCGCACTCTTCAGGCACTCGTCGTCGAGTGCCGGGTGGGGGCGTTCGGTTGGCCGGTAGCGGTGTTCCTGCCCGTTGTCCGACATCACCTGCGCCCTGTGCGCCATGCAATGCACGAAGCGTGCCATGTCGGAGGCGAATCCCTCGAGAGCCGCTTGGCAGCGAGCCGACGGCTAAGTCAGCTAGGGGCGTATAAGACGCCAAAATAACCCGCCAGCAAATCAGGACAATCACCAATCTTGTGCAATTCGCCCGTACGGCGTGCGTTTGCGCGCTTATTGCACCGCAGCGAAACACGCCGTGCCGAGATCGATTCACACGTCGCGGCATCCATCGCGCATTAAAATCGCGCATCGATATCGACGATTGATGAGGTCCGGGGATGAACGTCACGCTGCGCCAGCTTCGCGTATTCATCGAGGTCGCGCGGCTCAGGAGCTTCAGCCGCGCCGGCGACGAGATCGGGCTCACGCAGTCCGCGGTCAGCCGTTGCGTGCGCGAACTGGAGACCGAGCTCGGGCTGAAGCTGATCGATCGCACGACGCGCGACGTGCAGCTGACCGATGTCGGGGCGAACCTGATCGCGAGCGTGTCGCGGCAGCTCGACGATCTCGACGACACGCTGCGCGAAATTCGCGAGATCGGCGAGCAGCGCCGCGGGCGCGTGATCGTCGCGGCGAGCCCGACGATCGCGTGCCGGCTGATGCCGCGCGTCGTCGCGTCGTGCGAGCGGCAGTTTCCGTTCGTCACGCTCGGGCTGCGCGACGACGTGCAAAGCGACGTGCTGCGCAAGGTGAAGTCGAGCGAAGTCGACTTCGGCGTCGTGATCGGGCCGCTGGCCGTCGCGGATCTCGTCTGCGAGCCGCTGATGACCGATTCGTTCTGCCTCGTCGCGCGCGCCGATCATCCGCTGGCCGCACGCACCGAGGTGCCGTGGACCGCGCTGAACGGCGAACGCCTCGTCCTGCTCGATCACGCCTCGGGCAGCCGTCCGCTGATCGATGCGGCACTGGCCGCTCACCGCGTCAACGCGACGGTGATGCAGGAGCTCGGCCATTCCGCGACCGTGTTCGGGCTCGTCGAGGCCGGCATCGGCG is a window encoding:
- a CDS encoding LysR family transcriptional regulator — its product is MNVTLRQLRVFIEVARLRSFSRAGDEIGLTQSAVSRCVRELETELGLKLIDRTTRDVQLTDVGANLIASVSRQLDDLDDTLREIREIGEQRRGRVIVAASPTIACRLMPRVVASCERQFPFVTLGLRDDVQSDVLRKVKSSEVDFGVVIGPLAVADLVCEPLMTDSFCLVARADHPLAARTEVPWTALNGERLVLLDHASGSRPLIDAALAAHRVNATVMQELGHSATVFGLVEAGIGVSVQPWLSLPLPAGSTLVARPLTPRTERTVELVRRRDRSLSPAAQAIWELVREMPSRAEDLD
- a CDS encoding YdcF family protein — translated: MILFDSFVLLFIGFLLCRKQRRRIALAAVALFWLIASGWLAAPFVAWAEAGVEPVEHPDMHGQTVLIVLGAGTQRADDGLRPPRDGAARIRKAAELYRTCRRQAERCTVVMSGGDPQHHGDTEAAVYGRGLVAAGIDPGDLVLEPKSRTTYENAQFTTSILRSRRDDARILITSSYQMRRALLDFRRFGIDPQPVFANRREAHTGWLPRWSNVVAAELALHESIGIAQFHVYRLIGRF